One genomic window of Tatumella citrea includes the following:
- the coaD gene encoding pantetheine-phosphate adenylyltransferase, translating into MTTRAIYPGTFDPLTLGHLDIVTRAARLFDQVILAIARNNTKQPMFSLDERIALAQQATSHLPNVTVLGFGDLMANFARQQQANVLIRGVRSVSDFDYERQLAQMNNHLLPGLESVFMIPAEAYAFVSSSLVKEVARHGGDVSGFVTGTVCQALLAKLTP; encoded by the coding sequence ATGACAACCCGAGCTATTTATCCCGGAACATTCGATCCACTGACATTAGGGCATCTGGATATTGTTACCCGTGCAGCCAGGTTATTCGATCAGGTTATTCTGGCTATCGCCCGCAACAACACCAAGCAACCCATGTTCAGTCTTGATGAACGGATTGCGCTGGCGCAGCAGGCGACGTCGCACCTGCCCAATGTCACGGTACTCGGGTTCGGCGATTTGATGGCAAATTTTGCCAGGCAACAACAGGCAAATGTTTTAATCCGGGGTGTACGTTCGGTGTCTGATTTTGATTACGAACGACAGCTGGCGCAGATGAATAATCATCTGCTGCCAGGACTGGAAAGCGTATTTATGATCCCGGCCGAAGCCTACGCTTTTGTCTCATCATCACTGGTCAAAGAAGTCGCCCGTCATGGCGGGGATGTTTCCGGCTTTGTTACCGGAACCGTGTGTCAGGCTTTGCTGGCAAAACTCACCCCGTGA
- the mutM gene encoding bifunctional DNA-formamidopyrimidine glycosylase/DNA-(apurinic or apyrimidinic site) lyase — protein MPELPEVETSRRGIEPHLVGATVLHAVVRNPRLRWPVSPEILSLSDQPVLSVQRRAKYLLLELPQGWIIIHLGMSGSLRVLAEELPAEKHDHVDLVLSNGKVLRYTDPRRFGAWLWETDLASSRVLAHLGPEPLSDEFSARWLQEKSQRKRIPVKQWLMDNKLVVGVGNIYASESLFAAGILPDRLACQLSEEDAQRLVKCIKQVLQRSIEQGGTTLRDFLQSDGKPGYFAQELQVYGRAGEPCRHCGTAIQSGRHGQRSTYWCPQCQK, from the coding sequence ATGCCTGAATTACCTGAAGTTGAAACCAGTCGCCGTGGTATAGAACCACACCTGGTCGGTGCCACGGTATTACATGCAGTGGTGCGTAACCCACGGTTGCGTTGGCCAGTATCGCCGGAAATCCTGTCATTAAGCGATCAGCCAGTGTTAAGCGTGCAACGACGCGCAAAATACCTGCTGCTGGAGCTGCCACAGGGATGGATTATCATCCATCTGGGCATGTCAGGCAGCCTGAGAGTGTTGGCAGAAGAGCTACCTGCAGAGAAGCACGATCATGTTGATTTGGTTCTGAGCAATGGGAAAGTGCTGCGTTATACCGATCCCCGGCGATTTGGTGCCTGGTTATGGGAAACGGATTTAGCTTCCAGCCGTGTGCTTGCACATCTGGGACCGGAACCCCTGAGTGATGAGTTTTCTGCCCGGTGGTTACAGGAAAAATCACAGCGTAAGCGTATTCCTGTCAAACAATGGCTGATGGATAACAAGCTGGTGGTTGGGGTTGGGAATATCTATGCCAGCGAATCGTTGTTTGCTGCCGGAATTTTGCCTGACAGGCTGGCCTGCCAGTTGAGCGAAGAAGATGCACAACGGCTGGTGAAATGCATTAAGCAGGTACTGCAACGTTCAATCGAGCAGGGCGGGACCACATTACGGGACTTTTTGCAAAGTGATGGCAAGCCCGGATATTTCGCCCAGGAACTTCAGGTTTATGGTCGGGCAGGCGAACCATGCCGGCATTGCGGTACGGCCATTCAAAGTGGCAGACATGGACAACGCAGTACTTACTGGTGCCCTCAGTGTCAGAAATGA
- the rpmG gene encoding 50S ribosomal protein L33 has product MAKGIREKIKLVSSAGTGHFYTTTKNKRTKPEKLELKKFDPVVRQHVVYKEAKIK; this is encoded by the coding sequence ATGGCTAAAGGTATTCGTGAGAAGATCAAGCTGGTTTCTTCTGCTGGTACAGGTCACTTCTATACCACTACGAAGAACAAACGTACTAAACCAGAGAAACTGGAACTGAAAAAGTTCGATCCGGTTGTACGTCAGCACGTAGTATACAAAGAAGCCAAAATTAAATAA
- the rpmB gene encoding 50S ribosomal protein L28, giving the protein MSRVCQVTGKRPVSGNNRSHALNATKRRFLPNLHSHRFWVESEKRFVTLRVSAKGMRVIDKKGIDSVLTDMRARGEKY; this is encoded by the coding sequence ATGTCACGAGTCTGCCAAGTAACTGGCAAGCGCCCGGTGAGCGGAAACAACCGTTCCCACGCACTGAACGCGACGAAACGCCGTTTCCTGCCTAACCTGCACTCACACCGTTTTTGGGTTGAGAGCGAAAAGCGTTTTGTTACCCTGCGTGTATCTGCTAAAGGTATGCGTGTAATTGATAAGAAGGGCATCGATTCTGTTTTAACAGATATGCGTGCCCGCGGTGAGAAGTACTAA
- the radC gene encoding RadC family protein, whose product MEQLRPREKLIRHGAEVLTDTELLAIFLRTGLAGMGVMALSETLLKRFGSLYALMSAEEDDYLAVRGIGKAKMTQLQAVAELGKRYFQAQIETGNLLESPQNTLNYLSSQLAHQEREIFVVIFLDNQHRVLSVQKMFSGSLNSVEVHPREIAREALKFNAAALILAHNHPSGHAEPSLADKEVTGQIQKVCMLLNIRLLDHLVIGKGEYVSFAERGWL is encoded by the coding sequence ATGGAACAGTTACGCCCCAGAGAGAAATTAATCAGGCATGGTGCAGAAGTGTTAACCGATACTGAATTGCTGGCCATCTTTCTACGGACCGGTCTGGCCGGTATGGGAGTGATGGCATTGTCAGAAACACTTTTAAAACGGTTTGGCTCGTTATATGCCCTGATGAGTGCAGAGGAAGATGATTACCTGGCCGTACGTGGCATCGGGAAGGCCAAAATGACGCAATTGCAGGCGGTTGCGGAATTAGGAAAGCGCTATTTTCAGGCTCAGATAGAGACTGGAAACCTTCTGGAAAGTCCGCAGAACACCCTCAATTATCTGTCCAGTCAGCTGGCTCATCAGGAGCGTGAAATTTTTGTGGTGATCTTTCTTGATAACCAGCATCGGGTGCTGTCTGTACAAAAAATGTTTTCGGGTTCTTTGAATTCTGTGGAAGTCCATCCCCGGGAAATCGCCAGAGAAGCACTAAAATTCAATGCAGCGGCATTAATTCTGGCGCATAATCACCCATCCGGTCATGCCGAGCCCAGCCTTGCTGATAAGGAAGTGACCGGGCAAATTCAGAAAGTCTGTATGTTACTTAACATACGACTTTTAGATCATCTGGTGATAGGTAAGGGCGAGTACGTCTCCTTTGCTGAGCGTGGCTGGTTATAG
- the coaBC gene encoding bifunctional phosphopantothenoylcysteine decarboxylase/phosphopantothenate--cysteine ligase CoaBC, with product MELDGKKILLGVSGGIAAYKTPELVRRLRDRGADVRVMMTDAAREFITPLSLQAVSGYPVFNNLLDPAAEAAMGHIELAKWADLVIIAPATADIIARISHGMANDLVTTACLATAAPVAVVPAMNQQMYRSPITRENISKLEKYGIAVWGPDSGSQACGDVGPGRMLDPEEIVRHAIRLAVPVTDLQHLKIMITAGPTREPLDPVRYLTNHSSGKMGFAIAEAAKSRGATVTLVTGPVSLPTPAGVKRIDVTTALEMQHAVMSAIHDQHIFISSAAVADYRAAMVASEKMKKQGQSDDSLTLQLIKNPDIVAGVAALTENRPYVVGFAAETRNVEEYARQKRIRKQLDLICANDVSLSEQGFNSDKNALHLFWQEGDKVLPLSDKQLLGQQLLDEIVRLYDEKNRH from the coding sequence ATGGAATTAGACGGTAAAAAAATTCTGCTGGGAGTCAGCGGCGGCATTGCTGCTTACAAAACACCGGAGCTGGTGCGTCGCCTGCGTGACCGCGGTGCCGATGTCAGAGTAATGATGACCGATGCAGCCAGAGAGTTTATTACCCCGCTGAGTCTGCAGGCCGTGAGTGGCTATCCGGTCTTCAACAATCTGCTGGACCCAGCTGCGGAAGCAGCCATGGGACATATTGAACTGGCAAAATGGGCTGATCTTGTGATTATCGCCCCTGCGACCGCAGATATCATTGCGCGTATCAGCCACGGAATGGCAAATGATCTGGTCACCACGGCGTGTCTGGCAACTGCAGCTCCGGTGGCTGTTGTACCGGCCATGAACCAGCAAATGTACCGTTCCCCAATCACGCGTGAAAATATCAGTAAGCTGGAAAAATATGGGATAGCCGTCTGGGGGCCAGACAGCGGCAGCCAGGCCTGCGGGGACGTAGGGCCGGGAAGAATGCTTGACCCGGAAGAGATCGTTCGCCATGCTATCCGCCTGGCTGTGCCTGTCACAGACCTGCAACATCTGAAAATTATGATCACTGCGGGTCCGACTCGTGAGCCACTGGATCCTGTCAGGTACCTGACTAATCACAGCTCCGGTAAAATGGGATTCGCTATTGCTGAAGCGGCAAAATCCCGTGGTGCCACGGTCACTCTGGTGACCGGTCCGGTGTCATTGCCTACCCCTGCTGGCGTTAAACGCATCGATGTGACTACTGCACTTGAAATGCAGCATGCTGTCATGTCTGCTATTCATGACCAGCATATTTTCATCAGCAGCGCAGCTGTGGCCGACTATCGTGCGGCAATGGTTGCCAGTGAAAAGATGAAAAAACAGGGACAAAGTGATGACTCACTGACTCTTCAGCTAATCAAAAATCCGGATATAGTTGCCGGGGTTGCCGCTCTGACAGAGAATCGCCCTTATGTGGTCGGATTTGCGGCTGAAACCCGTAATGTGGAAGAATACGCCCGGCAGAAAAGAATACGAAAACAGCTGGATTTAATCTGCGCAAATGATGTGTCGCTGTCGGAACAAGGCTTTAACAGCGACAAGAATGCGCTTCACCTTTTCTGGCAGGAGGGAGATAAAGTGTTACCGCTTAGCGATAAACAGCTCCTTGGCCAGCAATTATTAGACGAGATAGTCCGCCTTTATGATGAAAAAAATAGACATTAA
- the dut gene encoding dUTP diphosphatase, translating into MMKKIDIKILDPRVGKEFPLPAYATSGSAGLDLRACIDEPLVLAAGETRLIPTGLAIYIADPQLAAVILPRSGLGHKHGIVLGNLVGLIDSDYQGPLMVSAWNRSEHSFTIQPGDRIAQLVFVPVVQAEFNLVEEFTTTDRGEGGFGHSGRQ; encoded by the coding sequence ATGATGAAAAAAATAGACATTAAGATCCTCGACCCCCGGGTTGGAAAAGAGTTTCCACTGCCGGCCTATGCCACCAGCGGATCCGCCGGTCTGGATTTACGTGCCTGTATTGATGAGCCTCTGGTGCTTGCTGCCGGTGAAACCCGTCTGATCCCCACCGGGCTGGCGATTTATATCGCTGATCCACAACTGGCTGCCGTTATATTGCCACGTTCCGGTCTGGGCCATAAACATGGCATTGTTCTGGGAAATCTTGTCGGGCTGATTGATTCTGACTATCAGGGACCGCTGATGGTATCTGCCTGGAACCGTAGCGAACACTCTTTTACCATTCAGCCTGGTGACCGTATTGCACAGCTGGTGTTTGTCCCTGTGGTTCAGGCGGAATTTAATCTGGTGGAAGAGTTTACTACCACAGATCGTGGTGAGGGTGGCTTTGGCCACTCAGGCCGGCAGTAA
- the slmA gene encoding nucleoid occlusion factor SlmA, with translation MAEKKNTKRNRREEILQALAQMLESGDGSQRITTAKLAANVGVSEAALYRHFPSKTKMFDSLIEFIEDSLITRINLILNDEKETLTRLKLIVQLILGFGERNPGLTRILTGHALMFEQDRLQDRINQLFERIEVQLRLVMREKKLREGEGFRTDETLLASQLLAFCEGLLSRYVRSEFRFRPTADFDTRWPLLALQLQ, from the coding sequence ATGGCAGAAAAAAAGAACACGAAACGGAATCGTCGTGAAGAAATTTTGCAGGCACTGGCACAAATGCTCGAGTCAGGCGATGGCAGCCAACGCATCACCACCGCCAAGCTGGCAGCAAATGTCGGGGTATCGGAAGCGGCGTTGTATCGTCACTTTCCCAGCAAAACCAAAATGTTTGACAGTCTGATCGAATTTATTGAAGACAGTCTGATTACCCGCATCAATCTTATCCTGAATGACGAAAAGGAGACGCTCACGCGCTTAAAGCTGATCGTACAACTTATTCTGGGATTTGGTGAGCGTAATCCGGGGCTGACCCGCATCCTGACCGGACATGCATTGATGTTTGAACAGGATCGCCTGCAGGACAGAATTAATCAGCTGTTCGAAAGGATAGAAGTGCAGCTTCGTCTGGTGATGCGAGAGAAAAAATTGCGTGAGGGTGAAGGTTTCAGGACGGATGAAACTCTGCTGGCAAGCCAGTTGCTGGCATTTTGCGAAGGCTTACTGTCACGTTATGTGCGTTCAGAATTTCGTTTTCGGCCAACCGCCGATTTCGATACCCGTTGGCCGTTGCTGGCACTTCAGCTCCAGTAA
- the pyrE gene encoding orotate phosphoribosyltransferase, producing MKPWQRQFIEFALNKQVLKFGEFTLKSGRQSPYFFNAGLFNTGRDLALLGRFYAQALTDSAIDFDLLFGPAYKGIPIATTTAVALADHHDRDVPYCFNRKEAKDHGEGGLLVGSPLQGRIMLVDDVITAGTAIRESMEIIAANDATLAGVLISLDRQERGRGELSAIQEVERDYQCKVISIITLKDLISYLEEKPEMANHLASVRAYQQQYGV from the coding sequence ATGAAACCGTGGCAGCGTCAGTTTATTGAGTTTGCATTAAATAAACAGGTTCTTAAGTTTGGCGAATTTACACTGAAGTCCGGACGCCAGAGCCCTTATTTCTTTAATGCAGGGTTGTTTAATACCGGACGTGATTTAGCTCTGCTGGGACGTTTTTACGCGCAGGCGCTGACCGATTCAGCCATTGATTTTGATCTGCTGTTTGGACCGGCCTACAAAGGTATTCCAATTGCGACGACGACCGCCGTTGCCCTGGCTGACCACCATGACAGAGATGTGCCTTATTGCTTTAACCGTAAAGAGGCAAAAGATCACGGAGAAGGTGGTTTGTTGGTCGGTAGCCCGCTGCAGGGGCGCATCATGCTGGTGGATGATGTGATCACTGCCGGGACAGCTATTCGTGAATCTATGGAAATTATTGCGGCGAATGATGCGACACTCGCCGGGGTATTAATCTCCCTGGACCGTCAGGAGCGTGGACGGGGTGAACTTTCTGCGATTCAGGAAGTTGAGCGTGATTATCAGTGCAAGGTCATCTCCATCATTACTCTGAAGGACCTGATAAGCTACCTGGAAGAAAAACCTGAAATGGCTAATCATCTGGCGTCAGTCAGAGCCTATCAACAGCAGTATGGTGTCTGA
- the rph gene encoding ribonuclease PH gives MRPAGRSANQVRPVTLTRHYTKHAEGSVLVEFGETKVLCTATIEESVPRFLKGKGQGWVTAEYGMLPRSTHSRMAREAAKGKQGGRTLEIQRLIARSLRAAVDLQALGEYTITLDCDVIQADGGTRTASITGACVALADALNSLVADGKLKTNPMKGMVAAISVGIVDGEAVCDLEYVEDSAADTDMNVVMMEDGRMIEVQGTAEGAPFSHEELLELLALARGGIDTLIDAQKAALAN, from the coding sequence ATGCGTCCAGCAGGCCGTAGCGCGAACCAGGTTCGCCCAGTTACCCTGACCCGTCACTATACCAAACACGCTGAAGGTTCAGTGCTGGTTGAATTTGGTGAAACCAAAGTGCTTTGCACTGCGACAATTGAAGAAAGCGTACCGCGTTTTCTGAAAGGTAAAGGCCAGGGATGGGTCACTGCAGAATATGGCATGTTGCCACGCTCGACCCACAGCCGGATGGCCAGAGAAGCTGCTAAAGGTAAGCAGGGTGGCCGGACTCTGGAAATTCAGCGCCTGATTGCCCGTTCATTGCGGGCAGCTGTCGATCTTCAGGCACTAGGTGAGTACACCATTACCCTGGATTGTGACGTTATTCAGGCTGATGGGGGAACCCGTACCGCTTCTATTACCGGTGCCTGTGTGGCACTGGCCGATGCACTCAACTCGCTGGTTGCCGACGGGAAACTGAAAACTAACCCGATGAAAGGGATGGTTGCGGCAATCTCTGTCGGAATTGTCGACGGAGAAGCCGTCTGCGATCTGGAATATGTGGAAGATTCGGCGGCAGATACAGATATGAACGTCGTGATGATGGAAGACGGCAGAATGATCGAGGTTCAGGGAACCGCTGAAGGCGCACCTTTCAGCCACGAAGAACTGCTGGAACTGCTGGCATTAGCCCGCGGTGGTATCGATACCCTGATTGACGCGCAGAAAGCCGCGTTAGCTAACTGA
- a CDS encoding NupC/NupG family nucleoside CNT transporter: MFYILHFILAIVVIFALALLVSHDRRKVRIRYIVQLLVIEGIVGWFFLNSKAGLEVIGSISQLFNTLLVYAAQGTDFVFGGMNKQGLAFVFLEVLCPIVFISALIGILQHWKILPLFIRVIGTLLSKISGMGKLESFNAVSSLVLGQSENFIAYKGILGDLSPQRLYTMAAMAMSTVSLSIVGAYMSMIEPRYVVTALLLNMFSSFVILSLINPSSGDQSHQEISLEKLHEKQTFFEMLGEYILAGFKVAMIIVAMLIGFIALIAAVNAVFTGLFGYSFQQLLGYVFYPFAWLIGIPASDALQAGSIMATKLVSSEFVAMISLQKIAADFSPRGLGILSVFLVSFSNFASIGIVAGTIKGLNEKQGNIISRFGWKLVYGSTLVSLLSAAFAGLFL, translated from the coding sequence ATGTTTTATATACTGCATTTTATTTTAGCCATTGTGGTTATTTTCGCTCTTGCTCTTCTGGTCAGCCATGACCGTCGGAAAGTCCGTATCCGTTATATTGTTCAGTTGCTGGTTATTGAAGGCATTGTTGGCTGGTTTTTCCTGAACTCAAAGGCCGGTCTGGAAGTGATTGGCAGTATCAGCCAACTTTTCAACACTCTGCTGGTCTACGCTGCACAGGGAACTGATTTTGTGTTTGGCGGGATGAATAAACAAGGGCTGGCTTTCGTGTTCCTTGAAGTACTCTGTCCGATAGTGTTTATTTCTGCCCTGATTGGCATACTGCAACACTGGAAAATACTTCCTCTGTTTATCCGCGTTATCGGAACTTTACTGTCAAAAATCAGTGGTATGGGGAAACTGGAATCGTTCAATGCCGTCAGCAGTCTGGTGTTGGGACAATCAGAAAACTTTATCGCCTACAAAGGAATACTCGGCGATCTGTCTCCTCAACGGTTATACACCATGGCAGCAATGGCCATGTCTACCGTCTCACTGTCTATCGTCGGCGCTTATATGTCGATGATTGAACCAAGGTATGTTGTCACAGCATTACTACTGAATATGTTCAGCAGTTTTGTCATCCTGTCGTTGATAAATCCGTCCAGTGGTGATCAGTCTCATCAGGAGATCTCTCTGGAAAAACTGCATGAAAAGCAGACTTTTTTTGAGATGCTTGGTGAATATATTTTGGCCGGATTTAAAGTCGCAATGATTATAGTGGCGATGCTTATTGGGTTTATCGCGCTGATTGCGGCAGTAAATGCAGTATTCACTGGCCTGTTTGGCTATAGCTTTCAGCAATTGCTGGGCTATGTGTTTTATCCGTTTGCGTGGTTGATTGGCATTCCGGCTAGCGATGCATTACAGGCTGGCAGTATCATGGCCACCAAACTGGTTTCCAGTGAATTTGTCGCGATGATTAGCCTGCAAAAAATTGCTGCGGATTTCTCACCACGTGGCCTGGGAATTCTCTCGGTGTTCCTTGTCTCTTTCTCTAACTTTGCCTCTATCGGCATTGTGGCAGGTACCATAAAAGGCCTGAATGAGAAGCAGGGAAATATTATTTCCCGGTTTGGCTGGAAGCTGGTCTACGGCTCAACACTGGTCAGCCTGCTTTCGGCAGCTTTTGCGGGTTTGTTCCTGTAA
- a CDS encoding DUF3574 domain-containing protein, giving the protein MKKNIIYGLMMAGLLAGCQQHPQAGQPAPLPPTVKPVVVNPCVKGKMQVQTTLWFGLSRPHGANITPREWQTFIDNDVTPRFKEGLSVLDAKGQWLGSDGRLARENSKALVLIHTADVTSNNRIEQLRQIYKQRFQQESVMRTDNNVCVDF; this is encoded by the coding sequence ATGAAAAAAAATATAATTTATGGATTGATGATGGCGGGATTGCTGGCAGGTTGTCAGCAGCATCCTCAGGCAGGGCAACCGGCACCGTTACCACCAACAGTTAAGCCCGTAGTGGTGAATCCCTGCGTGAAGGGTAAAATGCAGGTTCAGACAACACTCTGGTTTGGTCTGAGCCGGCCACACGGGGCCAATATCACCCCCCGTGAATGGCAGACTTTCATCGATAACGATGTCACTCCGCGTTTTAAAGAGGGTCTGTCAGTACTGGATGCGAAAGGGCAGTGGCTGGGAAGTGATGGCCGTCTTGCTCGTGAGAACAGTAAGGCGCTGGTCCTGATTCATACAGCAGATGTGACCAGTAATAACCGTATTGAACAGCTGCGCCAGATTTATAAACAACGTTTCCAGCAGGAATCAGTTATGCGGACAGACAATAACGTTTGTGTCGATTTCTGA
- a CDS encoding YicC/YloC family endoribonuclease: MIRSMTAYARREVKGDWGSASWELRSVNQRYLETYMRLPEQFRSLEPMIRERIRHRLTRGKIECALRFDASQGAQSELILNEALAKQLIQSANWVKLQADEGSINPVDILRWPGVMAAAEQDLDNINQQLMAALEQALDDFITARETEGQALQALIEQRLEGVSQQVVKVRAHMPEVMQWQRERLVAKLEEAEIQLENNRLEQELVMMAQRIDVAEELDRLEAHVKETYNILKKKEAVGRRLDFMMQEFNRESNTLGSKSINADITASAVELKVLIEQMREQIQNIE; the protein is encoded by the coding sequence ATGATCCGCAGTATGACAGCCTATGCCCGCCGTGAAGTTAAAGGTGACTGGGGCAGCGCCTCCTGGGAGCTTCGCTCGGTAAATCAGCGCTATCTTGAAACCTATATGCGCCTGCCGGAACAGTTTCGTAGCCTGGAACCAATGATTCGCGAACGTATCCGCCATCGTCTGACCCGTGGAAAAATTGAATGTGCATTACGTTTTGATGCCAGCCAGGGCGCACAGTCAGAACTGATTCTTAACGAAGCTCTGGCAAAACAACTGATCCAGTCAGCCAACTGGGTAAAACTGCAGGCTGACGAAGGCAGTATTAATCCTGTTGATATTTTACGCTGGCCTGGTGTCATGGCAGCTGCAGAACAGGATCTGGACAACATAAACCAACAGCTGATGGCTGCGCTGGAACAGGCACTGGATGATTTTATCACTGCCCGCGAAACAGAAGGTCAGGCTTTACAGGCACTGATCGAACAGCGCCTGGAAGGTGTTTCACAGCAAGTCGTTAAAGTACGTGCCCATATGCCAGAAGTTATGCAATGGCAGCGTGAACGGCTGGTAGCAAAGCTGGAGGAAGCAGAGATCCAGCTGGAAAACAACCGGCTGGAACAGGAACTGGTAATGATGGCACAACGTATCGATGTGGCAGAAGAACTGGACCGGTTAGAAGCCCACGTTAAAGAAACCTACAATATCCTGAAGAAAAAAGAGGCTGTCGGACGCCGCCTCGACTTTATGATGCAGGAATTTAACCGCGAATCTAACACCCTGGGATCAAAATCCATCAATGCTGATATCACTGCTTCTGCGGTCGAACTGAAAGTATTGATCGAGCAGATGCGCGAGCAGATTCAGAATATCGAGTAA
- a CDS encoding MarR family winged helix-turn-helix transcriptional regulator — protein MNEINRLDNILCFSLYSVTNALMRQYRPYLKEFDLTYPQFVVLLALYEKDNISLKELGEKTLFDSGTLTPLVQKLEAKGYLNRVPVPEDERVKKALLTDKARELQTRISDIPNQLRCSISMNDQQLTTLRQLSHQLLEDL, from the coding sequence ATGAATGAAATCAACAGACTGGATAATATCCTGTGTTTCTCTCTGTACTCGGTCACCAATGCTTTGATGCGGCAGTACCGGCCGTACCTAAAAGAATTTGATCTGACCTACCCGCAGTTTGTAGTGCTGCTGGCTTTGTATGAGAAAGATAATATCTCTCTGAAAGAGTTGGGGGAGAAAACCTTGTTTGATTCGGGAACTCTCACTCCACTGGTGCAAAAGCTGGAAGCAAAAGGCTACCTTAACAGAGTACCCGTGCCGGAAGATGAGCGGGTAAAAAAAGCCCTGCTGACCGATAAAGCACGAGAATTGCAAACCCGAATCAGCGATATTCCTAACCAACTGCGTTGTTCTATCAGTATGAATGATCAGCAACTGACGACCCTGCGTCAGCTTTCACATCAGTTGCTGGAAGATTTATAA
- a CDS encoding alpha/beta hydrolase — protein sequence MKTNFDVLTSDVFAAQATASANQPAPTAGVKAFLDILNSGDGKPMEQMTPQEARQVLIGAQQGAELPAAQVSEKVIEAGGQSITLKIVKPENTSGTLPVFMFFHGGGWVLGDFPTHERLIRDLVRESGAAAVYVDYTPSPEAQFPVAIHQAYAATQWVAEHGAEIGVDGSRLALAGNSVGGNMVAAVALQAKQLSGPAIRFNVMLWPVTNAAFDNASYQQYENGHFLTRNMMKWFWDNYTTSTADRNSILASPLRASSEQLQGFPPTLIQTAELDVLRDEGEAFGRHLDAAGIPVTVTRYNGLIHDYGLLNPLSHEPAVITALAEAGAELRRHLK from the coding sequence ATGAAAACTAACTTCGATGTTCTGACTTCTGACGTATTTGCCGCTCAGGCTACTGCCTCTGCCAACCAACCGGCCCCTACCGCCGGAGTAAAAGCGTTCCTTGATATCCTTAACTCAGGGGATGGTAAACCAATGGAACAAATGACTCCGCAGGAAGCCCGACAGGTACTGATTGGTGCTCAGCAAGGTGCTGAATTACCTGCTGCTCAGGTTTCAGAGAAAGTTATCGAAGCTGGCGGCCAGAGTATTACCCTGAAAATAGTCAAACCAGAAAACACCAGCGGTACTTTGCCAGTGTTTATGTTCTTCCACGGCGGTGGCTGGGTATTAGGTGACTTCCCGACCCACGAACGTCTGATTCGTGACCTGGTTCGTGAGTCTGGAGCAGCTGCAGTGTATGTTGATTACACACCATCACCAGAAGCACAGTTCCCGGTTGCAATTCATCAGGCATATGCTGCGACTCAATGGGTTGCAGAGCACGGTGCTGAAATTGGTGTTGATGGTAGCCGTCTGGCACTGGCTGGTAACAGTGTTGGTGGCAATATGGTCGCGGCAGTGGCACTGCAGGCAAAACAGCTTTCAGGCCCTGCTATTCGCTTTAATGTCATGCTTTGGCCGGTGACTAATGCTGCTTTCGATAATGCCTCATACCAGCAATATGAGAATGGGCATTTCCTGACCAGAAATATGATGAAATGGTTCTGGGATAATTACACCACCAGCACCGCTGACCGTAACAGTATCCTGGCCTCACCTTTACGTGCCAGCAGCGAGCAACTGCAAGGTTTTCCGCCAACACTGATTCAGACTGCAGAACTGGATGTACTGCGTGATGAAGGAGAGGCATTTGGCCGCCATCTGGATGCTGCAGGCATACCAGTGACAGTCACCCGTTATAACGGTCTGATTCATGATTACGGATTACTTAACCCGTTAAGCCACGAACCAGCAGTAATAACAGCACTGGCTGAAGCCGGAGCAGAATTACGCCGCCATTTGAAATAA